The Pseudalkalibacillus hwajinpoensis DNA window CGTAAAAGAGAATTGGGTGGTGAACTTTAAAGTATGCAATCCTAACCGCCATTAAAACATAAGCTGCGGCGTGAGCTTTCGGAAACATATACTTGATTTTCAAGCATGAGTCAATGTACCAATCAGGCACATCATGCTTCTTCATCTCAACTACCCACTCTTCTTGCAGGCCTTTCCCTTTACGAACAAACTCCATAATTTTAAATGCAAGTGATGGATCAAGTCCTTTGTAGATCAAGTAAACCATAATATCGTCACGACATCCAATTACTTCACTTAGATTACATGTACCGGCTTGAATTAGTTCCTGAGCATTACCGAGCCATACATCCGTACCGTGAGACAGTCCTGAAATCTGAACAAGCTCAGAGAACGTACTTGGTTTGGTATCCTCAAGCATCTGTCGAACAAAGCGCGTACCGAATTCTGGAATGCCGTATGTGCCTGTTTTACACATGATTTGATCCTGCGTTACGCCGAGCGACTCTGTACCACTAAAAAGCTTCATCACTTCCGCATCATCCGTTGGTATGGTTTTCGGATCAATTCCACTTAAATCCTGAAGCATTCGAATCACGGTTGGATCATCGTGGCCGAGAATATCGAGCTTTAATAGATTGTCATGGATAGAATGGAAATCAAAGTGCGTTGTTTTCCAGGCGGATGTTTTGTCATCTGCCGGAAACTGAATCGGTGAAAAATCGTAAATGTCCATATAATCCGGCACTACGATAATACCTCCAGGGTGCTGCCCTGAAGTTCGTTTCACACCCGTACAACCTGACACGAGTCGGTCAATTTCAGCACCTCGGTAATGAAGGTCATGGTCCCCCATGTACCCTTTCACATAACCATACGCAGTTTTCTCAGCTACGGTACCGATCGTTCCTGCTCGGAACACGTTATCTTCACCAAATAGTTCTTTCGTATAATTGTGGGCTCGTGGCTGGTATTCTCCTGAGAAGTTCAAATCAATATCGGGTACCTTATCCCCTTTAAAGCCAAGAAACGTCTCAAACGGTATATCGTGTCCATCTTTCGTAAGCGGTACATTACAGTCGTCACACGATTTATCGGGAAGGTCGAACCCGGAGCCCACAGATCCATCATCAAAGAATTGAGACTTTTTACAAGATGGACAGACGTAATGCGGTGGTAAAGGATTTACTTCAGTAATCTCCGTCATTGTCGCAACAAAGGAGGATCCAACTGAACCCCGGGATCCAACAAGGTACCCATCATTCAATGACTTTTTAACGAGTTTATGAGAAATCAAGTAAATTACCGCAAACCCATGCCCGATGATACTTTTCAATTCTTTCTCAAGACGCTCTTCTACGATTACAGGTAATTCGTCACCATAAATACTTCGAGCCATATTATAGCTCATCTCTCTCATCTCTTCATCTGCCCCTTCAATCCTCGGGGTAAACAAATCATCTTGAATAGGCTTAATGTCATCGATTAAATCTGACACTTTTTGCGGATCTTGGACAACGATTTCCTTTGCCTTGTCTGAACCAAGGAAATGGAAACAGTCAAGCATTTCATTCGTAGTTCTGAAATGAACCTGCGGAAGCGTTTGACGATTCAATGGATTACCAGCCTGGGCTTTGATTAATATTTTACGATAAATGTGGTCTTCTGGCTCAAGGTAATGAACGTTTCCTGTTGCTACAACAGGTTTGTTTAGTTTTTCACCGAGCTTCACGATTTTACCGATAATCTCACGAAGTGCCATTTCATCCTGCACAAGCTCTCGTTCAATGAGGTGCATGTAATTTTGCGGTGGCTGAACTTCAAGGTAATCATAAAATTTCGCGATCTCTTCTACTTCTTCAGGTGATTTTTGCATCATGCCTTCAAATACTTCACCTTTGTCACAACCAGAACCAATCAATAAGCCTTCTCGATATTTTTCAAGCTTTGAACGTGGAATACGAGCGGTTCTGTAGAAATAATCGATATGTGACAGGGAGACAAGCTTAAATAAATTTTTCAGTCCTACATCATTTTGAGCAAGAATAATCGTATGAGATGGACGAGTTCGCTGGAAGCCAGTTTGTCCCATGTTGTCATTGAGCATATTGTGGTTAGTAATCTCGCGTTCAAGTGCATCTTTTACGAGTTTCCATAATAAATATCCGGTCGCCTCAGCATCATAAATTGCTCTATGGTGCTGGGTTAGATCAATATCAAACTTCTTACATAATGTGTTCAGGCGGTGATTCCGCATCTCAGGGTATAAGAAACGTGCAAGTTCCAGCGTATCAATGACTGGATTTTTTGCTTCTCCAAGACCAATATTCCGTAACCCCACATTGAGGAACCCCATATCAAAGCTCGCATTGTGGGCAACAAGAATGTCATCGCCCATGAATTCATAGAAATCTTTTATGACATCGTCAATCTCTGGTGCATTCATAACCATATCATCTGTAATCCCTGTAAGCTCAATTGTTGTTGATGAAAGCGGATGGTGGGGATTTGCAAACCGCTCAAACTTATCAATTATCTCTCCATCTTTCAACTTAACGGCCGCTAATTCAATAATTTTGTTATAGACAGCAGAAAGACCCGTTGTCTCCACGTCAAAGACAATATAGGTTCCCGTTTCCAGATCCACATCCGCTTCATTATAGGCCATTGGCACCCCATCATCGACAAGATCCGCTTCCAGACCGTATATGACTTTAATGTTGTTTTTCTGGCCAGCGGCATAGGCGTCAGGGAATGATTGAACAACGTTATGGTCCGTTATAGCGATAGCTGGATGGCCCCATTTGGCTGCCTGAGCAATTAATCCACCAGCTGTATTGACTGAGTCCATCTGACTCATCTGAGTATGAGCATGTAGTTCAATCCGCTTCTCGTCATCAGGTGCCTCATCTTTTCTAAGATCTGGTTTAATTTCAGTCAGGTCATTTCCGATCATCACGAGATCACGGACGAATGTATCATTTTGAATACCACCGCGCACTTTTACCCAAATGCCTTTCCTTACCGCCTCTAGAATTGGAACATCTTCTTTATCGCGAGAGAACATTTTAACCAGGATAGAATCGGTGTAATCCGTTATTTTAAACGTTAGTAACGTACGACCGCTTCTGAGTTCTTTTGTTTCTGCATGGAACACATATCCCTGAACAGCAATGCGCCGTTCTTCATCCTGAATCGATTCAATCGGCACAGGGTCTTCCTTAATCTTATAACCAATTACGAGTGAATCAGGAACTTGCGATTTGCTAGCACTGTCAGCTTTTTGCTTCTCAATCAGCGCTTCCATCATTTTCGATTGATCTTCCTGCTGCTTTTGCTCAACAAACTTCTTATAATCCTGTTCTGATTCCTTTACTTCAACTTCCAGCATATACTTTGGAAAACCTGCTGCCGCGTAACATTCAGTAATGGGACCAGATAGCTTCCGCTTCGCAATGGCAGCCTCTGTTTCATTACGAACCGATACAATTAGCTTATTTCCATTTATTTTTGGTGCCTGGTTTTTCAAAAGGGCTGTCAGTGACGCTGAATGATCCCGCATGAGTTCGACGACATTTTCCCAGTATGCTGACGCAAGCTCTTCAGAACCACCACCCTCAGTCTTAATCGTATAGGTAACGGCCGCAATATGGCTCAATCCATCTTTTAAGCGACTTTGAAAAAGGTCGTAAACATGGAATGGAAGAACATCCGGTAGATGAAATTCAAAATGCCACTTCCTTGTTTCTTTATAAACGGTTAATTTCGATATATAGGCCTCTTTAAAATATTCTTCAAATTTATCTGGAAACGATATTTGCTGAAGGAGCAACTGAAGTCGTTCTTTTCTTATCTTTATCTCCTGATCCATTCATTTCTTCCTCCTTCTTCTACGCATGGTGACGATTTGATAAACTTGGCTTATCGCCAAAAGTAAAAAAAGGTGGAAGGTGCCCATGGCACCTATCCACAATTTAGTTCATCTGTGAGAAAAGCTGCTGAAGTGTTGTCGTTAATTCATCCACATGTACTTCAACTGATTCTCCAGTATCTCTACGCTTCACTTCTACAATGCCTTCGCTTGCTTTCTTCCCAACGATCACACGTAGTGGAAGACCGATTAAATCGGCATCCTTAAATTTAACTCCGGCACGCTCTTTGCGATCATCATAAAGGACATCATATCGTATATCGCGCAACGTATTATAAAGGCGATCAGATAAGGTGGTTTGATCAGCGTCCTTTACATTAATCGTAATTAAATGAAGGTCAAATGGCGTAACGGCAAGCGGCCATTTCAAACCGTTCTCATCAGCGCTTTGCTCAGCAATTGCTGCAAGCGTTCTTGAAACGCCAATACCATAACAACCCATAATAATGGGCTGTGCTTTTCCACCTTCATCAAGGAAGGAGGCTTTCATCGTTTCACTATACTTTGTACCCAGTTTGAACACCTGACCAATTTCGATACCTTCTGCGAAGACAA harbors:
- a CDS encoding PolC-type DNA polymerase III; the encoded protein is MDQEIKIRKERLQLLLQQISFPDKFEEYFKEAYISKLTVYKETRKWHFEFHLPDVLPFHVYDLFQSRLKDGLSHIAAVTYTIKTEGGGSEELASAYWENVVELMRDHSASLTALLKNQAPKINGNKLIVSVRNETEAAIAKRKLSGPITECYAAAGFPKYMLEVEVKESEQDYKKFVEQKQQEDQSKMMEALIEKQKADSASKSQVPDSLVIGYKIKEDPVPIESIQDEERRIAVQGYVFHAETKELRSGRTLLTFKITDYTDSILVKMFSRDKEDVPILEAVRKGIWVKVRGGIQNDTFVRDLVMIGNDLTEIKPDLRKDEAPDDEKRIELHAHTQMSQMDSVNTAGGLIAQAAKWGHPAIAITDHNVVQSFPDAYAAGQKNNIKVIYGLEADLVDDGVPMAYNEADVDLETGTYIVFDVETTGLSAVYNKIIELAAVKLKDGEIIDKFERFANPHHPLSSTTIELTGITDDMVMNAPEIDDVIKDFYEFMGDDILVAHNASFDMGFLNVGLRNIGLGEAKNPVIDTLELARFLYPEMRNHRLNTLCKKFDIDLTQHHRAIYDAEATGYLLWKLVKDALEREITNHNMLNDNMGQTGFQRTRPSHTIILAQNDVGLKNLFKLVSLSHIDYFYRTARIPRSKLEKYREGLLIGSGCDKGEVFEGMMQKSPEEVEEIAKFYDYLEVQPPQNYMHLIERELVQDEMALREIIGKIVKLGEKLNKPVVATGNVHYLEPEDHIYRKILIKAQAGNPLNRQTLPQVHFRTTNEMLDCFHFLGSDKAKEIVVQDPQKVSDLIDDIKPIQDDLFTPRIEGADEEMREMSYNMARSIYGDELPVIVEERLEKELKSIIGHGFAVIYLISHKLVKKSLNDGYLVGSRGSVGSSFVATMTEITEVNPLPPHYVCPSCKKSQFFDDGSVGSGFDLPDKSCDDCNVPLTKDGHDIPFETFLGFKGDKVPDIDLNFSGEYQPRAHNYTKELFGEDNVFRAGTIGTVAEKTAYGYVKGYMGDHDLHYRGAEIDRLVSGCTGVKRTSGQHPGGIIVVPDYMDIYDFSPIQFPADDKTSAWKTTHFDFHSIHDNLLKLDILGHDDPTVIRMLQDLSGIDPKTIPTDDAEVMKLFSGTESLGVTQDQIMCKTGTYGIPEFGTRFVRQMLEDTKPSTFSELVQISGLSHGTDVWLGNAQELIQAGTCNLSEVIGCRDDIMVYLIYKGLDPSLAFKIMEFVRKGKGLQEEWVVEMKKHDVPDWYIDSCLKIKYMFPKAHAAAYVLMAVRIAYFKVHHPILFYAAYFTVRADDFDIDTMAKGSNAIRAKIEEINEKGLDASPKEKNLLTVMEIALEMSERGLRMQKVDLYRSKAAEFVVDGDSLIPPFNSLPGVGTNAALNIVSAKEGGEFLSKEDLQQRSKISKTVLEYLDDHGCLEGLPDANQLSLF